A single genomic interval of Panthera uncia isolate 11264 chromosome A1 unlocalized genomic scaffold, Puncia_PCG_1.0 HiC_scaffold_17, whole genome shotgun sequence harbors:
- the IL13 gene encoding interleukin-13, whose translation MWFLDSTRQSGDQGGRRHTWPIKATARGQGHKPLSLGQPTCLLLAPPVLALGSMALWLTVVIALTCLGGLASPGPHSRRELKELIEELVNITQNQVSLCNGSMVWSVNLTTGMQYCAALESLINVSDCTAIQRTQRMLKALCTQKPSAGQISSERSRDTKIEVIQLVKNLLNHLRRNFRHGNFK comes from the exons ATGTGGTTTCTAGATAGTACCCGACAAAGCGGAGACCAGGGTGGGAGGCGTCACACTTGGCCTATAAAAGCTACCGCAAGAGGCCAAGGCCACAAGCCACTCAGCTTAGGCCAGCCTACGTGTCTGCTCCTCGCTCCTCCTGTGTTAGCTCTAGGCTCCATGGCGCTCTGGCTGACCGTGGTCATTGCTCTCACCTGCCTTGGTGGCCTTGCCTCCCCGGGCCCTCACTCAAGGAGGGAGCTCAAGGAGCTCATTGAAGAGCTGGTCAACATCACCCAGAATCAG GTATCCCTCTGCAATGGCAGCATGGTGTGGAGCGTCAACCTGACAACCGGCATG CAGTACTGTGCAGCCCTAGAATCTCTCATCAATGTCTCTGACTGCACTGCCATCCAAAGGACCCAGAGGATGCTGAAAGCCCTGTGCACTCAGAAACCCTCAGCAGGG CAGATTTCCAGTGAGCGCAGCCGAGACACCAAAATTGAAGTGATCCAGTTGGTAAAAAACCTGCTCAACCATCTAAGGAGAAATTTTCGCCATGGAAATTTCAAATGA